Genomic window (Campylobacter concisus):
TCGACAAAGTCGTTAAGCGCTGGTTTGCCAAGCGTTTTTTCATCTTGAGTGATGTCTAAGATATCATCAACGATCTGAAATGCAAGACCTAAATTTTTGCCATAAATGCCAAATTTATCGCTATCTTTGCCAGCTAGCTTTGCCCCACAAATAGCCGTGGCCTCTATCAAAACAGCTGTTTTATAATAGATCATTTTTAAGTATTCTTGCTCGTTTTCATTAAAATTTTCAGCCATTTTCACATCCATCATCTCACCGATGCTTAGCTTACTGACTGCGTCTGAGATGACAGCTGCGATGCTTGGATCAAATTTTGTAAGCTCAAAATAAGCCTTTGAGTAGAGGATGTCGCCTAGCATGACTGAGTTTTTACTGCCAAAAAGTGCGTTTATGCTTGGCTTGCCACGTCTTATATTTGCCTCGTCTATGACGTCGTCGTGAAGCAAGCTTGCAAGGTGGATGAGCTCGATGATAGCGCAAAGCTTAAGTGAAATTTCACTCTCGCCTGCGATCTTTAAAAGAAGTTTTGAGCGAAGCTTTTTGCCAGAGCTTATCTTTAAAAACATCTCAAACGCCTCTTTGTAGCCAAGCTCGCTTATAAATTTACTCATTATTTCATCGATTTTATCCATTTTTATCCTTCTATTTATCCTCGTGCGGATCTCTAAAACCCACATCCACACGCTTGCTCTCATCTAGCAGCGCCACCCTAAAATGCGCCTTTTTGTCCCTAAAATCAATAAATGATATATAAAGGCTTACGCTCTCATTTGGCGGCATCGTAAAATCAGGCAAAACTCGCTGCATATAGGTGTTTTGTCCTTGTCTTAGCGAAAAGACCATCTGCCTTGGATAGCGCCTAAAAAAGCTTTGCACGGTAATATTTGTGCTATCAAATAGCGTCCAGCGAAAGTCAAACGTTTCAACCCTTTGGGTTCTCTTTTCAGTTATAAAAACTCTAGCCCACTCATCTTTTTTAAGCTCAAATGTATGCACTGAGCTTGGATCAAAATTTGGCTCCTTAGCAAAGACAAGAGCAGCCAACAAAGCAATGAGTGCAAAAATCTTACTCATTTTGGCTTAAAATTTCTCCGCTAAGCTCGATATATAGGTCATTTATTCCGTTATAAACTTTATCTTGCTCTAAGGCTATAAAATTTCTGATCTCGTCCTCACTAACGCCATGCTTTTCGCAAAGCTCACTCATAGCCACAAATTTCTCAAAAATTTTATCTATCTCGTTTTTAACTAAAACGGCATTTGCGTTAAATAAAATGTCATAAAATTTATCCCTCGCACTGCCCTCAAATATATCTATCATCGCTGTTTCTTTGAAAATTTCTTAAGATTATAGCCAATTAAAACTAAGTTAAAAATTTAATATTATCTCCCAAGCCTCGCTGACATTTTTGGCGTTATAAGTCGCAGTTTTGCTCTCCTCGCCAAATCCCCAGCAAACTTGCACATAAGACATATTTGCATTTTTAGCCGCAAGCTCGTCTTTTAGGCTATCTCCAACAAAGATCGCCTTGCTGGCTCCAGTTTTACTAACAGCTAGGTGAAGCATCGCAGGATCAGGCTTTTGCGGTATCTCTTTGCTAGCACCGATGACCTCGTCAAATAGCTCATAAATTTCATTTTTCTTTAAAATTTTCTCTAGCGTTTCGTGCGGTGCATTGCTTGCCAAAACGACCTTATAGTGAGCCTCTCTGCACTTTTGCAAAAGCTCTTTTACACCATCATATGTAGTCGCACACTCATCGTAAAATTTCTTAAATTTCTCTTCAAAGCCCTCTTTTAAACTCTTGCTTGGCGTGTCTATGCCGTAAAACTCAAGGGCCAAATTTCTACCTGGCTCGTTGATCGCTTTTATGATAAATTCCTTATCAAGTGGCGCTAAGCTTAGCTCATCTCTTACTTCATTTACCGTCTTATATATCGCCTCGCCGCTATCGATCACTGTGCCATCCATATCAAAAATAACTACTTTCAATCCTCATCCTTAAATTTATTTTTATGTTTTTCTTTTTTATATGTCTTTTGATTTTTTAGCTTATCAAGTAGATTTGCCACCTTTAAAAGCTCCTCTTTTGAAGCATTTTTGATAAGCAAATTTATAAAATTTTCTAGCGCCTTTGAGTATGGCTGATCAAGATAGACAGCCTCTACTTTTTCCATGATCTTTGCGTTTTTCTCGACTCTTTGGCGAAATTCAGCCTCGTCAAAGTCGTCTCTTTTTAAGCCATTTATCGCTGATTTTGCAAATTTTTCTAGCGCACGAAGATATTTTACACGTTTAAATTTGTCCGTGACTTGGTTCAAATTTTTCCTTTTTTTTGGCAAATTATATCAAAATTTGATTTTATCCCCTAAATGTTGGCTTTGCTAATGTATAATTTACGCCAAAATTACTTAAACAAGGAGCAAAAATGAGGCAAGAAACCGCTGCGATCCACGTAGGCTACGACACAAACGAGGGCTTTGGCACGATGGCTGTGCCTATTTTTCAAAGCACGGCTTACGACTTTGGAAGCGCCGAGACAGCCGCAGCTAGGTTCGATCTAAAGGATGGCGGCCACATCTACACAAGACTTGGCAATCCAACGACAGATATCTTTGAAAAAAGGGTCGCTGCACTTGAGGGTGGAGCCGCTGCGATAGCGACTGCAAGCGGTCAGTCAGCTTTGTTTTACAGCATCATAAATTTAGCCCAAGCAGGCGATAATATCATCATCGCTAAGAAAATTTATGGCGGCACGACGGTGCTTTTTACGCACACACTAAAAAGATTTGGTATAGAGGCCAGAGTCTTTGATAGCGACACAGCTGATGATCTGGAGAGTTTGATAGATGATAAAACGAGGGCTATATTTTTTGAAACGCTTTCAAATCCGCAAATTTCTATCCCAAATATCGAAAAAATCGTAGAAATCGCAAACAAATATGGCATCATCAGCATCACTGATAACACCGTGCCAACGCCTATCATCTTTCAGCCACTTCGCCACGGCGTCGATGTTTGCGTGCATAGCGCTAGCAAATATATGAGCGGTCAGGGCCTTAGCCTAGCAGGTGTCGTTGTAAGCGCAAATCACCTAAACGAGAAGCTAAAAGGCAACAAGAGATATGAGCACTTTAACGTGCCAGACGCGAGCTATCACGACATCGTCTATGCTGATATGACGGATCGTTTTGATATCTACACGCTAAGAATGAGGCTTGCTAT
Coding sequences:
- a CDS encoding polyprenyl synthetase family protein, translated to MDKIDEIMSKFISELGYKEAFEMFLKISSGKKLRSKLLLKIAGESEISLKLCAIIELIHLASLLHDDVIDEANIRRGKPSINALFGSKNSVMLGDILYSKAYFELTKFDPSIAAVISDAVSKLSIGEMMDVKMAENFNENEQEYLKMIYYKTAVLIEATAICGAKLAGKDSDKFGIYGKNLGLAFQIVDDILDITQDEKTLGKPALNDFVEGKTTLPYIYLYKSLDGANQAKLRSLWAKKLNASEISWLKEEFVKTNSLQKAVNEAKRLGTEAIESIKEYKNAELEGIIKSMIDREF
- a CDS encoding DUF2018 family protein, whose amino-acid sequence is MIDIFEGSARDKFYDILFNANAVLVKNEIDKIFEKFVAMSELCEKHGVSEDEIRNFIALEQDKVYNGINDLYIELSGEILSQNE
- a CDS encoding HAD family hydrolase, with the protein product MKVVIFDMDGTVIDSGEAIYKTVNEVRDELSLAPLDKEFIIKAINEPGRNLALEFYGIDTPSKSLKEGFEEKFKKFYDECATTYDGVKELLQKCREAHYKVVLASNAPHETLEKILKKNEIYELFDEVIGASKEIPQKPDPAMLHLAVSKTGASKAIFVGDSLKDELAAKNANMSYVQVCWGFGEESKTATYNAKNVSEAWEIILNF
- a CDS encoding O-acetylhomoserine aminocarboxypropyltransferase/cysteine synthase family protein; amino-acid sequence: MRQETAAIHVGYDTNEGFGTMAVPIFQSTAYDFGSAETAAARFDLKDGGHIYTRLGNPTTDIFEKRVAALEGGAAAIATASGQSALFYSIINLAQAGDNIIIAKKIYGGTTVLFTHTLKRFGIEARVFDSDTADDLESLIDDKTRAIFFETLSNPQISIPNIEKIVEIANKYGIISITDNTVPTPIIFQPLRHGVDVCVHSASKYMSGQGLSLAGVVVSANHLNEKLKGNKRYEHFNVPDASYHDIVYADMTDRFDIYTLRMRLAIVRDIGAVISPFNSWQLIQGLETLAVRVERHSQNALKVAKFLNSHKHIKSVAYPGLADNVDHAKAQRYFKDGMANGLFCFETDSFERAKKMLERVKLFKIVVNIGDTKSLITHPASTTHQQLSSEELIKAGITKELIRVSIGLENAEDLIADLAQALE